The sequence CAATACTAATAGAGAGAGATATATATGAATTCTGGGTCTTCTGAAAATATTACTATTCCAATATTACCCTTACGAGATATTGTAATTTATCCGTATATGGTTACTCCTTTATTTATAGGTAGAAAACAATCAATTAAATGCATAGAATCTTCTGTAAAAAATAATAAAAAAATACTTTTAGTTACACAAAAAGAATCTGTAACAGATAATCCAAAAAAAAATGATTTGTTTAAAATTGGTACGGTTGCACAAATATTACAAATATTAAACCTCCCTGATGGAACAGTTAAAATATTAGTAGAAGGAAAAAAAAGAGCTACAATTCAAAACATAAAAAAAAATGATGACCATTACTTCGCAAATATAAATTATCTTAAAACAGAAAAAATAAAAGAAAAAGAAAAAAAAGTACTATTAAAAACAACTTTAAAACAATTCAAAAAATATATTCAATTAAATAAAAAATTATCAATTGAGATATTAGATGAATTAAAAAAAATAAAAGATATCGAAAAATTCAGTGATACTTTAGCTCACCAAATGCCTTTAAAAATAGAGGATAAACAATTAATTCTAGAAATGCCGTCTATTAATCAACGTTTAGAATTTTTAATGGGAGCAATGAAAAATGAAATTGATTTAATTAAAATAGAAAAACGTATTAGAAATAGGATCAAAAAACAAACTGAAACTAATCAAAGAGAATATTTTTTAACCGAACAAATGAAAGCAATTCAAAAAGAACTAGGAGATGCAGAAAATTCTATAGATGAAAATGAAAAATTAAAAAACAAAATCAATTTATTAAAAATGCCTAAAGAAGCAAAAAAGAAAACAAAAGCAGAATTGAAAAAACTAAAAATGATGTCACCAATGTCAGCAGAAGCAACAGTAGTCAGAAATTATCTCGAATGGATGATACAAGTTCCATGGAATAAAAAGAGCAAAATAAAAAAAAATATAAAAACTGCACATAAAATTCTTAATATTGATCATTTTGGATTAAATAAAGTTAAAGAACATATTTTAGAATATTTGGCAGTACAAAACCGAAAAAGAAAAATAAAAGGACCTATTCTATGTCTAGTTGGTCCTCCAGGTATCGGGAAAACTTCATTAGGGAAATCTATTGCCAGAGCAACAGGTAGAAAATATATACGTATGGCTTTAGGGGGAATTAGAGACGAAGCAGAAATACGGGGGCATAGGAGAACATATATTGGATCAATGCCTGGAAAATTAATGCAAAATATAACAAAATCTGGTGTCAAGAATCCTCTTTTTCTATTAGACGAAATAGATAAAATGGCGTTTGATATTCGTGTAGATCCTGCAGCAGCTTTACTAGAAGCTTTAGATCCAGAACAAAATAATTCTTTTAATGATCATTACTTAGAAATAAATTACGATCTATCAGAAGTTATGTTTGTAGCAACCTCTAATTCTATGAATATACCTGCTCCTTTACTAGATCGAATGGAAGTTATTAGACTATCTGGATATACCGAAGAAGAAAAAATCAATATTGCAAAAAAATATTTACAACCCAAGCAAATGAAAGAAAATGCACTAAAAAAAACAGAATTATTAATTAAAGATACAGCCTTAATAAACATTATTAGGTATTATACACGAGAATCAGGAGTTAGAAATCTAGAAAGAGCAATCTCAAAAATTTGTAGAAAATCAGTAAAAAAAATATTACTAGAAAATATTCAAAATATTATTATAAATAAAAATAATTTAAAAAATTACTTAGGAATAAAAAAATATACATATGGGAAAACAAATAAAAATAATCAAATTGGACAAGTTATTGGTTTAGCTTGGACTGAAATGGGAGGGGATCTTTTAACCATTGAATGTGCCTGTGTATCAGGAAAGGGAAAACTAATATATACGGGTTCTCTAGGATCAGTGATGCAAGAATCTATTCAGACAGCTTTAACAGTAGTTAGATCTCAAGCGCATAAATTAAATATTAAAAAAAATTTCTATAATAAAAATGATATTCACGTACACGTTCCTGAAGGAGCTACACCTAAAGACGGGCCAAGTGCAGGAATATCTATGTGTACTGCAATAGTATCATGCTTAACCCAAAACCCTGTTCAATCTAATATCGCCATGACTGGAGAAATAACACTACAAGGGAAGGTATTAAACATTGGAGGTCTAAAGGAGAAAATAATTGCGGCTCATCGAGGTGGAGTAAAAAAAGTTCTTATACCTCATGGAAATAAACGGGATTTAGAAGAAATACCAAAAAACATTCTCTCTGATTTACACATATATCCAATAAAAAATATAGAAGAAGTATTAACGTTAGCATTAGAAAAAAATCCTTATGTTAGTAATCTAAAGTAAATAAAAACGTGAAAAAAAAAATAAATAAAAGTTTCACAATAATCAAGATAGCTAGCAAAAAAAATCATGCTAGCTATAGCTATTTCTAAATAAAAAAATGTATTTTAAAATTAATAATTTTTTTATCTAGTTAAATAATTTCATCAAAAAGGTCCAAAAAACTATGTCGTTTCTTCGGAATTTTTATAAAAAAAAAATTTTACTAATTGTTACTCTTATTATTACATTATCTATTATATTAAGTCATTTTTCTAGTTTTTTTATATTTAAAAAATCATTGCCGGCTATACAAGTCAATAAAGAAAAAATTTACCCAGAAATATTACAATTAAACTATGAAACGGCACACAAAAAACAAGAAAAAGAAATAAAAAAATTTTTTTCAAAAAATATTCATAAAAATGAATATGAACAATATTTATTTCAACAAGTAGTTATGAAAGCTATAAACGAATCTCTTTTTAAACAATATGCAAATAAAATAGATTTATATATGTTAAATAAATATGCAAAAAAAATTATTCGGTCTTCTCAATATTTTCAAAAAAATAATCAATTTAGTTATTCAAAATACTTTAAATTCATTAATTTTATTGGATATAAACATACTCAATATATAGATGCATTAAATAAAAAAATAGCTGCTCAATATTTACTTAAAGTATTTTTAAAATCAATTATAATTTTACGATCAGATATAAAAAAAGAATTAAAAAAAATAATAAAACAAAAAAACATACAACAAATTACTTTTAAAGTTAAAAAAGAAAACTTAAAAGATACATATAAT comes from Buchnera aphidicola (Cinara strobi) and encodes:
- the lon gene encoding endopeptidase La, giving the protein MNSGSSENITIPILPLRDIVIYPYMVTPLFIGRKQSIKCIESSVKNNKKILLVTQKESVTDNPKKNDLFKIGTVAQILQILNLPDGTVKILVEGKKRATIQNIKKNDDHYFANINYLKTEKIKEKEKKVLLKTTLKQFKKYIQLNKKLSIEILDELKKIKDIEKFSDTLAHQMPLKIEDKQLILEMPSINQRLEFLMGAMKNEIDLIKIEKRIRNRIKKQTETNQREYFLTEQMKAIQKELGDAENSIDENEKLKNKINLLKMPKEAKKKTKAELKKLKMMSPMSAEATVVRNYLEWMIQVPWNKKSKIKKNIKTAHKILNIDHFGLNKVKEHILEYLAVQNRKRKIKGPILCLVGPPGIGKTSLGKSIARATGRKYIRMALGGIRDEAEIRGHRRTYIGSMPGKLMQNITKSGVKNPLFLLDEIDKMAFDIRVDPAAALLEALDPEQNNSFNDHYLEINYDLSEVMFVATSNSMNIPAPLLDRMEVIRLSGYTEEEKINIAKKYLQPKQMKENALKKTELLIKDTALINIIRYYTRESGVRNLERAISKICRKSVKKILLENIQNIIINKNNLKNYLGIKKYTYGKTNKNNQIGQVIGLAWTEMGGDLLTIECACVSGKGKLIYTGSLGSVMQESIQTALTVVRSQAHKLNIKKNFYNKNDIHVHVPEGATPKDGPSAGISMCTAIVSCLTQNPVQSNIAMTGEITLQGKVLNIGGLKEKIIAAHRGGVKKVLIPHGNKRDLEEIPKNILSDLHIYPIKNIEEVLTLALEKNPYVSNLK